The DNA sequence GCCCGACCCCAGAAAGCCGGTGATCACGGTGACGGGGGTCTTGATAAGGTCGATCATGGTCACTCCTGCGACAGGGTATGCGGGGGGATGCGGGCAAGGCTCTGCTTGCGGAAGACGGCGGGGCGTTCGCGCCACGGCACGATGCCGTCGGCGGTCCCGGCATAGGCGCGCGCGCCCGACAGAATGTCGGCGGCGTCGTCCAGCGTCAGGCGGCCATAGACATAGGACCACTTGCCCGGCGCGGACAGCGCGACGGAACAACCCTGCGAACAGGCGGAAAGGCATTCGATGGGGCGGATCTCGACGCCGTCGGGGGCGGTGCGGGACAGCAGGTCGTGCAGCCGGGCGCCAAGGCGCGGCGCGTCCGGGCCAAGGGCATCCGTCCTTGCGGCATCGGTCCATGCGGCATCGGGAACCGGGTCGGGCACGGTGCCGCGACAGGTGGTGCAGACATGCAGAACGGCGCGCATCGCGGCCCCTTCCTTGTTGCGGCAAGGGGCGTCCGAGAGGAGGCGGCACGGGGCATCCGGCCATCACCTGCCGGTCGCGAAACACCCCGTTCGCCCGTCATCGTCAGGTGCTGGCAGGTCTCCCGGCTTGCGGATTCAGGGGCGGATGCCCCGACGGTCGTCCCACCTTCCCAGCCCCAATCGGGGCCAGTGGATCGGGCGACCTCTCCGGTCACGGTCGCGGGGGCGGCTGCGCTTGGGGTCGCGGGTCTGGTGACCCGGGGCCCTGTCGCATTCCCTCTTCGCCTGTCATAGACAGGAACCAACACGCCCTCACCCAAACCCCCGCACCCGCCGTTTGTCAACCGCAAGGAGCGACCCGATGACGCAGACCGACCCGATTTCCGCCGAGGATCAGGACCGCCACGCCGCCAAGATGGCCAGGAAAAAGGCCGCCCGCGACCGCATGATGGAGACCAAGACCGGCGAAAAGGGCCTGATCATCGTCCATACCGGGCCGGGCAAGGGCAAGTCGTCATCGGGGTTCGGCATGATCATGCGCTCCATCGCGCACGGGATGCCCTGCGCCGTTGTGCAGTTCATCAAGGGCGCGTGGGACACGGGCGAACGCACGCTGCTGACCACGCATTTCACCGACATCTGCCAGTTCCACGCCATGGGCGAGGGCTTTACCTGGGAGACGCAGGACAAGTCCCGCGACATCGCCATGGCGCAGGCCGGATGGGCACGTGCGCAGGACCTGATCCGTGACCCGGCCATCCGCATGGTCCTGCTGGACGAGATCAACATCGCGCTGCGCTATGGTTATCTGGACGCGGCCGAGGTGGTGGCCTTTCTGCAGGCGGAAAAGCCCGCCATGACCCATGTGGTGCTGACCGGGCGCGGCGCCCCCGACGCGCTGATCGAGGCCGCCGACCTGGTGACCGAGATGACCCAAGTCAAGCATCCGTTCCGGTCTGGGATCAAGGCGCAGGCCGGGGTCGAATACTGACGCGCGCGGGTCGGCGGTCAAAAAACCTCACGCGGCGGTGAACCCTCGGGGGGAGTTACGGGTTCCCTTTGGTATATCCCAATCGCCGGAGCCCGCCTGACGTGACCCCACCCCCGCTTGACCCCGACGCCGCGCTGTTTCTCGATTTCGATGGTTGCCTGGTCGACATCGCCCCCCGGCCCGATGCGGTCGTTGTCACGCAGGCGCTGCGCGACCGGCTGGCGGCGCTGTACCGGCGGCAGGGGGGTGCGGTGGCGCTGATCTCGGGGCGCGACGTGGCCGACCTGCGCGGACATATGGACGGGTTCGAGGGCATCGTGGCGGGCAGCCACGGCGCCGAACTGTCGCTGCGCCCCGGCCGCATCCAGAACCTGCACCGGGTCGATTTCGACGCGGGCCCCCTTCATGCCGCGGCCCATGCCGCCGCCGCGCCCCATCCCGCCCTGCTGGTCGAGGAAAAGCCCCACGGCGTCGCACTGCATTATCGGGACGCCCCCGAACTGCGCGCCTTTGTCGAGGGGGTGATGCAGGATCTGGCCGACCGGAACCCGCATCTGGTGCTGCAGCCCGCCAAGATGGCGGTCGAACTGCGCCCCGGTGGCGTCGGCAAGGACAGCGCGCTGGCGCATCTGATGACGCTTGAGCCCTTTGCCGGGCGCGTGCCAGTCTTTGCGGGCGACGATACCACCGACGAACCCGCCATGGCCGAGGCGCAGGCCCGCGGCGGCTTTGCCATCAAGATCGGCGACGGTCCCACCGCCGCGCATCACCGATTGTCCGACCCTGCCGCGCTGGCCGCCTGGCTTGACGCATCGCTGAACTGAGGAATGCCCATG is a window from the Paracoccus marcusii genome containing:
- a CDS encoding DUF1636 domain-containing protein, encoding MRAVLHVCTTCRGTVPDPVPDAAWTDAARTDALGPDAPRLGARLHDLLSRTAPDGVEIRPIECLSACSQGCSVALSAPGKWSYVYGRLTLDDAADILSGARAYAGTADGIVPWRERPAVFRKQSLARIPPHTLSQE
- the cobO gene encoding cob(I)yrinic acid a,c-diamide adenosyltransferase, whose product is MTQTDPISAEDQDRHAAKMARKKAARDRMMETKTGEKGLIIVHTGPGKGKSSSGFGMIMRSIAHGMPCAVVQFIKGAWDTGERTLLTTHFTDICQFHAMGEGFTWETQDKSRDIAMAQAGWARAQDLIRDPAIRMVLLDEINIALRYGYLDAAEVVAFLQAEKPAMTHVVLTGRGAPDALIEAADLVTEMTQVKHPFRSGIKAQAGVEY
- the otsB gene encoding trehalose-phosphatase, which translates into the protein MTPPPLDPDAALFLDFDGCLVDIAPRPDAVVVTQALRDRLAALYRRQGGAVALISGRDVADLRGHMDGFEGIVAGSHGAELSLRPGRIQNLHRVDFDAGPLHAAAHAAAAPHPALLVEEKPHGVALHYRDAPELRAFVEGVMQDLADRNPHLVLQPAKMAVELRPGGVGKDSALAHLMTLEPFAGRVPVFAGDDTTDEPAMAEAQARGGFAIKIGDGPTAAHHRLSDPAALAAWLDASLN